The stretch of DNA CGCTATCAACCTCAAGTTCTGAGGCAGTTAGTTACGGTAAGGCACGACATATTCCAGAAAGGACTCCTGCTTGTCATTGTGATTTCCGGCGCTGGTTTCGGTGCAATCTGGCTCGGAATACACCGCATGGTAACGCCATCAGTTGCAGGATTGATCTTGTTGAGTATCACAGTGGTGGACCTGTGGATTGTGGACAGTGAGTTTCTCAATCTCAAGCGAGGCACCGCCATCCAAAGCCAGTTTCGTGTGACGCCGGAGGTGAAGTTCCTGCTGGAAGATGACAGTCTTTTCAGGATCATGCCGGTGGAAGATTTCAACTCCAACTGGTACGCCTACTTCGGTCTCTCCTCAGTGGGCGGCTATCGCCCGGTGAAACTGAGGAGCTATCAGGACCTCATGGATGGCGGCGGATTGAACAGTGCGGCGGTGCTCAACATGCTGAATGTCAAGTATCTGTTGACTTCACGGGAGATTCAAGCTGATGGGATGTGGGCTGAACAGCTCCTAGATTTCCAGAGCAACAGGAATGTCTATGAAAACATGACTGTTCTTCCCAGAGCATGGTTGGTGGCGCGAGTTCAGTCTGTTCTATCACAGGACGAATCTCTTCAAGCGGTATTGCAGAAAGACTTTGATCCTGACGCCGAGGCCATAGTCGTGAACTACGAAGGACCTGAGTTGAGCCCGGATGCGGGAGGGAGTGTTGAAGTTGTAGCGTACGAAGAGAATGAGATCGTCATCAGAACAACGTCTGAAACGGGCGGCCTTCTTGTCCTGTCAGAAAACTACTATCGGCCGGGATGGAGCGCGACAGTGGATAGTGAGCCTACGCCCATCTACCAGACGAACCACGTTCTCAGATCCGTCACTGTTCCGTCCGGGGAACATCTGGTCACATTTACCGCAGAGGCGACCCTTTTTCGTAGTTCACGCTTGACATCAAGAATCTCACTCACGGTTACGCTTCTGGCGGTTGTCCTGATGAACAGGCGTAGGTATATCTCCTTGTTCTCCCGTTCGAAAGAACGGCACTGACTCCCTCTATTAAGATTATTGAGATGACTCTTGCTATTCGTAAATTTTACGTCTGAAACAGGAACTGTAAGATAGAGATTCAACATATATGATGGACCCCCACGGCGGCACACTTGTCAACCTTTTGGCTGATCCGTCTAAAGACGACCGGTCTGATACGCCCACGCTGGTACTCTCCAGACGGGCGGCGGCAGATTTCGAGATGCTCGCTTCCGGCGCGCTGAGTCCACTCACAGGATTCATGGGGCAGGAAGATTATCAGAATGTGCTCAACGATATGTACCTTACCGACGGCTTCGTCTGGACCATCCCTGTTATGCTTCCAATCGATGATGCGGAGCGTGATCAGATCGGGAATCAGGAAACAGTCAATCTGGTGTCGGCTGAGGGGGACACGGTAGGCAGCATTGCCGTTCAGGACATCTTCAAATATGACAAGGAAGAAGAGGCTGAAAAAGTCTACCTCACTACCGATCACGATCATCCCGGCGTGGCGAGACTGTTTGATCAGGGTAACTATTATCTGGCGGGCGACGTGACGGCTCACCGTCTGCCGTCCCACGAGAGATTCGGCACCTATCGGAAAACGGCGCAAGAGCTGAGGCAAAAGTTTCAGGAGATGGAGTGGCGCACGGTCGTCGCCTTTCAGACGCGGAATCCCATCCACCGCGCTCACGAATACATCACCAAGTGCGCTTTGGAACTGGTTGACGGGCTGCTGCTACATCCTATTGTGGGCGAAACGAAGGGAGACGATATTCCGGCGGAAGTGAGGATGGACTGTTACGAAGCTATCCTCGATAATTACTATCCCCACCGCCACACCGTACTCTCAGTCTTTCCCGCCTTCATGCGCTACGCCGGACCGCGGGAGGCCGTCTTCCACGCCATCACCAGAAAGAACTACGGCTGTACGCATTTTATTGTCGGGCGCGACCACGCCGGCGTAAGAGATTATTACGGTACTTATGACGCTCAGAGAATCTTTGATCGTTTCTCCCGCGACGAACTGGGTATCGAACCGATGTTTTTTGAGCACGCATTCTATTGCAAACGGACTGATCTTATGGCTACCACCAAGACTTCCCGTGCCATGGACCATGAGAAAATCTATCTCAGCGGATCGAAAGTGAGGGAGACGCTTATGAAGGGTGAGCGATTGCCCGAAGAATTCACTCGACCGGAGGTGGAAGTAATCTTGAGGAGGTATTATCAGAATGAGTGATGAGCAGGCTGTAAAGCCAGGCCGGAATCAGGAACGTGGTGTAGCCATCTGGCTAACGGGTCTTTCGGGCGCCGGCAAAACGACTATCTCCATTCCTCTTGTAGAAAGACTCCGGGGAATGGGCTACTATGTACAACGCCTCGATGGTGACGTGGTGAGGAAGAAGCTGACGCGCGATCTTGGGTTTTCCAAAGAAGACAGGGACAAAAATATTGAGAGAGTGACATTTGTGGCGGAGATGCTGGTGACACACGGTGTCATCACCGTCTGCGCCTTTATTTCGCCCTATCAGGCCGAGAGACAGTATGCCCGGGGAGAAATCGGCAGGTTTGTCGAAGTGTTTGTGAAATGTCCGTTGGAAGTGTGTGAGGACAGGGACGTGAAGGGACTCTACGCTAAGGCGCGCAAGGGCGATATCAAGAATTTCACCGGTATAGATGATCCGTATGAGGTGCCTGAAAACGCTGAAATTACGGTTGACACGAGCGAGATGACCCTCGAGTCCGAAGTTGACGCCATCATCCTGTACTTACGGGAAAATGGCTACATAATATAGCCAGTCCGCTGTAATTTCCTCTCCGCGAGGGGAGAAATGAAAATCTACCGACAGGCCGGAAATATCAAAGCGGCACTCTTTGTGGGTGCCATTGCGTTAATGTCCGGCCTTTTTTTCTATACTCAATCCATTATCTCTGATCTGAGAACAGAGAGTCGTGATACGGTAACTCTCTATGCCCGGCTCATCGCTAAAGGCGTCACAGAAGCCTCTGACAGCGAGCTGGAGTTCGTTTTTACCGAGATCATCCAGAAAGTAACCTTTCCTATTATTCACACCGATTCTGTTGGAAATCCCATCATCTGGAGGAATCTTGAAGGGAGTGAAGAACTGAATATAGAGGCCGTCCTCGG from Candidatus Neomarinimicrobiota bacterium encodes:
- the sat gene encoding sulfate adenylyltransferase; its protein translation is MMDPHGGTLVNLLADPSKDDRSDTPTLVLSRRAAADFEMLASGALSPLTGFMGQEDYQNVLNDMYLTDGFVWTIPVMLPIDDAERDQIGNQETVNLVSAEGDTVGSIAVQDIFKYDKEEEAEKVYLTTDHDHPGVARLFDQGNYYLAGDVTAHRLPSHERFGTYRKTAQELRQKFQEMEWRTVVAFQTRNPIHRAHEYITKCALELVDGLLLHPIVGETKGDDIPAEVRMDCYEAILDNYYPHRHTVLSVFPAFMRYAGPREAVFHAITRKNYGCTHFIVGRDHAGVRDYYGTYDAQRIFDRFSRDELGIEPMFFEHAFYCKRTDLMATTKTSRAMDHEKIYLSGSKVRETLMKGERLPEEFTRPEVEVILRRYYQNE
- the cysC gene encoding adenylyl-sulfate kinase gives rise to the protein MSDEQAVKPGRNQERGVAIWLTGLSGAGKTTISIPLVERLRGMGYYVQRLDGDVVRKKLTRDLGFSKEDRDKNIERVTFVAEMLVTHGVITVCAFISPYQAERQYARGEIGRFVEVFVKCPLEVCEDRDVKGLYAKARKGDIKNFTGIDDPYEVPENAEITVDTSEMTLESEVDAIILYLRENGYII